A single genomic interval of Helianthus annuus cultivar XRQ/B chromosome 6, HanXRQr2.0-SUNRISE, whole genome shotgun sequence harbors:
- the LOC110864601 gene encoding SWR1-complex protein 4 isoform X2, with protein MDAKDILGLPKISLPIPQEKKSRPQKDSQRKPDGISREVYALTGGVAPLMPSVDVNQLKKRHQPENEKITWEWLSFTNSARKDDLKLYHWVRVVNGAPPTGDYSFAKYNKSVDVIKFTDEEYEKHLTDPSWTKEETDELFDLCERFDLRFVVIADRFSSSRSVEELKNRYYSVSRAILIARAPSPADVSSHPLVKEPYNISQEIERKRALSMVLSQTKHQERKDAEVLSEAKKIMESRMAAKAAQDAELAVASNASPERMEKTTALVDTASPSNIQATSGVAPLMSMAENAAAAAASLRAMRVYLRTYALDKMVQAASSSAGLRTIKRVEQFLQELKVNLKPKVPTKAVCAEHLELRKEILTLLNLQKLLQNKEEGSSYRESSYTETPDTPKRGIDQDRTFVPDSVSFGAISTERVGKRDQKRKGPGREAPSSPANSNKRPRKLKATDS; from the exons ATGGACGCAAAGGACATTCTAGGGCTTCCAAAAATTTCACTGCCTATACCACAGGAAAAGAAATCAAGACCACAAAAAGATTCTCAAAGAAAACCCGATGGCATCTCGCGTGAG GTTTATGCGCTTACAGGTGGTGTGGCACCTCTTATGCCTTCTGTTGATGTTAATCAGTTGAAGAAGCGTCATCAACCTGAAAATGAGAAG aTAACATGGGAATGGCTTTCTTTCACAAATTCTGCTCGGAAAGATGACTTGAAGCTGTACCACTGG GTCAGAGTTGTAAATGGAGCTCCACCAACCGGAGATTACTCCTTTGCAAAGTACAACAAG TCTGTTGATGTGATCAAGTTCACAGATGAGGAGTATGAGAAGCATTTGACAGATCCT TCATGGACTAAAGAAGAGACGGATGAACTCTTCGATTTATGCGAACGTTTCGATCTCCGGTTCGTTGTAATTGCTGATAGATTTTCTTCATCTCGATCAGTAGAGGAACTAAAGAATCGCTACTATAGTG TTTCTCGGGCAATATTAATTGCAAGGGCTCCATCTCCTGCTGATGTTTCTAGTCACCCACTTGTTAAA GAACCATACAACATCTCTCAAGAGATTGAGCGTAAGCGCGCATTGTCCATGGTTCTCTCTCAGACAAAGCATCAAGAGCGTAAAGATGCTGAG GTTCTTTCTGAAGCTAAGAAAATAATGGAGTCTCGTATGGCTGCAAAG GCTGCTCAGGATGCTGAGTTGGCGGTCGCATCAAATGCTAGCCCAGAACGCATGGAGAAAACTACTGCTCTTGTTGACACTGCATCACCCTCTAATATTCAGGCTACTTCAGGTGTTGCTCCTTTGATGTCGATGGCAGAGAATGCTGCTGCTGCTGCAGCCTCCCTTCGTGCG ATGCGGGTGTACTTGAGAACGTACGCACTGGATAAAATGGTGCAAGCTGCCAGCTCATCAGCAGGACTGCGAACTATTAAACGCGTTGAACAATTTTTACAAGAGCTTAAG GTGAATCTGAAACCCAAAGTCCCTACTAAAGCTGTTTGTGCAGAGCATCTGGAATTGCGGAAAGAGATACTGACCCTTTTAAATCTTCAGAAACTG ttgCAAAATAAGGAAGAGGGTTCGTCTTATCGTGAAAGTTCATATACTGAAACACCAGACACACCAAAG CGTGGTATTGATCAGGACCGTACATTCGTCCCCGACTCAGTAAGCTTTGGAG CAATATCAACAGAAAGAGTTGGCAAAAGGGACCAAAAACGCAAG GGTCCAGGAAGAGAAGCTCCATCTTCACCAGCTAACTCTAACAAAAGGCCTCGAAAATTGAAGGCTACAGATAGTTAA
- the LOC110864601 gene encoding SWR1-complex protein 4 isoform X3, whose translation MDAKDILGLPKISLPIPQEKKSRPQKDSQRKPDGISREVYALTGGVAPLMPSVDVNQLKKRHQPENEKITWEWLSFTNSARKDDLKLYHWVRVVNGAPPTGDYSFAKYNKSVDVIKFTDEEYEKHLTDPSWTKEETDELFDLCERFDLRFVVIADRFSSSRSVEELKNRYYSVSRAILIARAPSPADVSSHPLVKEPYNISQEIERKRALSMVLSQTKHQERKDAEVLSEAKKIMESRMAAKAAQDAELAVASNASPERMEKTTALVDTASPSNIQATSGVAPLMSMAENAAAAAASLRAMRVYLRTYALDKMVQAASSSAGLRTIKRVEQFLQELKVNLKPKVPTKAVCAEHLELRKEILTLLNLQKLLQNKEEGSSYRESSYTETPDTPKDRTFVPDSVSFGAISTERVGKRDQKRKGPGREAPSSPANSNKRPRKLKATDS comes from the exons ATGGACGCAAAGGACATTCTAGGGCTTCCAAAAATTTCACTGCCTATACCACAGGAAAAGAAATCAAGACCACAAAAAGATTCTCAAAGAAAACCCGATGGCATCTCGCGTGAG GTTTATGCGCTTACAGGTGGTGTGGCACCTCTTATGCCTTCTGTTGATGTTAATCAGTTGAAGAAGCGTCATCAACCTGAAAATGAGAAG aTAACATGGGAATGGCTTTCTTTCACAAATTCTGCTCGGAAAGATGACTTGAAGCTGTACCACTGG GTCAGAGTTGTAAATGGAGCTCCACCAACCGGAGATTACTCCTTTGCAAAGTACAACAAG TCTGTTGATGTGATCAAGTTCACAGATGAGGAGTATGAGAAGCATTTGACAGATCCT TCATGGACTAAAGAAGAGACGGATGAACTCTTCGATTTATGCGAACGTTTCGATCTCCGGTTCGTTGTAATTGCTGATAGATTTTCTTCATCTCGATCAGTAGAGGAACTAAAGAATCGCTACTATAGTG TTTCTCGGGCAATATTAATTGCAAGGGCTCCATCTCCTGCTGATGTTTCTAGTCACCCACTTGTTAAA GAACCATACAACATCTCTCAAGAGATTGAGCGTAAGCGCGCATTGTCCATGGTTCTCTCTCAGACAAAGCATCAAGAGCGTAAAGATGCTGAG GTTCTTTCTGAAGCTAAGAAAATAATGGAGTCTCGTATGGCTGCAAAG GCTGCTCAGGATGCTGAGTTGGCGGTCGCATCAAATGCTAGCCCAGAACGCATGGAGAAAACTACTGCTCTTGTTGACACTGCATCACCCTCTAATATTCAGGCTACTTCAGGTGTTGCTCCTTTGATGTCGATGGCAGAGAATGCTGCTGCTGCTGCAGCCTCCCTTCGTGCG ATGCGGGTGTACTTGAGAACGTACGCACTGGATAAAATGGTGCAAGCTGCCAGCTCATCAGCAGGACTGCGAACTATTAAACGCGTTGAACAATTTTTACAAGAGCTTAAG GTGAATCTGAAACCCAAAGTCCCTACTAAAGCTGTTTGTGCAGAGCATCTGGAATTGCGGAAAGAGATACTGACCCTTTTAAATCTTCAGAAACTG ttgCAAAATAAGGAAGAGGGTTCGTCTTATCGTGAAAGTTCATATACTGAAACACCAGACACACCAAAG GACCGTACATTCGTCCCCGACTCAGTAAGCTTTGGAG CAATATCAACAGAAAGAGTTGGCAAAAGGGACCAAAAACGCAAG GGTCCAGGAAGAGAAGCTCCATCTTCACCAGCTAACTCTAACAAAAGGCCTCGAAAATTGAAGGCTACAGATAGTTAA
- the LOC110944358 gene encoding glutathione S-transferase T3-like, whose protein sequence is MNPFNRGFIPPRSSADPNQSGNPTRPVAPVPTRPNPYGSGFLDYNQQSPGFMNLLNQPLSWDPNLYGWNPSQNMDGMGSSQAFGSAQAFGSPLHEPDVVPETQPEVPDTQPETQKGKEKAKRAHKKKVETNTRTKKNVQTWEPEEEYALTRAFIDVSEDPVIANNQSKTVFWNRIRELFFELMGRGEEYRLPDSISGKWSDINKKCTNFQTVYQRLYSGWKSGSSNEDITQEALVEYTNANGHFPYMKCWQILRHSPKWAVVTTPSGRSGNTRPSKRSKTNESGEPETPTSDARNIGLNEDIPDDEPVEELPRPPGRKSRAKKPESSSMSMGTDMSHAFSEINKRLQDIHELGNKRLEENEKVTEIMRDRQWANDFDFYSKPHDHLTGKALKMALAQKERIEKKYNL, encoded by the exons ATGAATCCATTCAACCGGGGCTTCATTCCTCCCCGATCTAGTGCGGACCCAAACCAAAGTGGCAATCCTACTCGTCCCGTGGCACCGGTTCCCACTAGACCCAACCCTTACGGCTCCGGTTTTCTCGATTACAATCAACAAAGTCCCGGGTTCATGAATCTTTTGAACCAACCGCTATCATGGGACCCTAATCTCTACGGGTGGAACCCAAGTCAAAACATGGATGGGATGGGGTCGTCTCAAGCGTTTGGGTCGGCTCAAGCGTTCGGCTCCCCACTACACGAACCCGATGTTGttccggagacgcaacccgaggTACCGGATACGCAACCGGAGAcgcaaaaaggaaaagaaaaagcaAAACGGGCACATAAAAAGAAAGTGGAAACCAACACCCGAACGAAAAAAAATGTGCAAACGTGGGAGCCCGAAGAGGAGTATGCGTTAACCCGCGCTTTCATCGATGTTTCGGAGGACCCGGTCATag caaacaatcaaagtaaaaCCGTATTTTGGAACCGAATACGAGAACTCTTTTTCGAGCTCATGGGTAGGGGAGAGGAATACCGCCTACCGGACTCTATATCGGGGAAGTGGTCCGATATAAACAAGAAgtgcacaaactttcaaaccgtgTACCAACGCTTGTATTCCGGGTGGAAAAGTGGAAGTAGCAATGAAGACATTACGCAAGAGGCATTGGTCGAGTATACGAACGCTAATGGCCATTTCCCGTACATGAAGTGTTGGCAAATCCTTCGCCATAGCCCCAAATGGGCCGTCGTAACTACTCCTAGTGGTCGTTCGGGAAATACACGGCCATCAAAGAGGTCCAAAACAAACGAGTCGGGTGAACCCGAAACGCCAACCTCCGACGCTCGAAACATCGGCTTGAACGAGGATATTCCGGATGACGAGCCGGTGGAGGAGCTACCAAGACCGCCCGGAAGAAAAAGCCGGGCGAAAAAACCCGAGTCGTCGTCGATGTCTATGGGAACGGATATGAGTCACGCATTTTCGGAGATAAACAAGCGGCTTCAAGACATACACGAACTCGGTAACAAACGTTTGGAGGAGAACGAAAAAGTTACGGAGATTATGCGGGATCGACAATGGGCTAACGACTTTGACTTCTACTCCAAACCGCATGACCACTTAACGGGAAAAGCTTTGAAAATGGCGTTGGCTCAAAAGGAGcggattgaaaaaaaatataatctttga
- the LOC110864601 gene encoding SWR1-complex protein 4 isoform X1, giving the protein MDAKDILGLPKISLPIPQEKKSRPQKDSQRKPDGISREVYALTGGVAPLMPSVDVNQLKKRHQPENEKITWEWLSFTNSARKDDLKLYHWVRVVNGAPPTGDYSFAKYNKSVDVIKFTDEEYEKHLTDPSWTKEETDELFDLCERFDLRFVVIADRFSSSRSVEELKNRYYSVSRAILIARAPSPADVSSHPLVKEPYNISQEIERKRALSMVLSQTKHQERKDAEVLSEAKKIMESRMAAKAAQDAELAVASNASPERMEKTTALVDTASPSNIQATSGVAPLMSMAENAAAAAASLRAMRVYLRTYALDKMVQAASSSAGLRTIKRVEQFLQELKVNLKPKVPTKAVCAEHLELRKEILTLLNLQKLLQNKEEGSSYRESSYTETPDTPKRLQRGIDQDRTFVPDSVSFGAISTERVGKRDQKRKGPGREAPSSPANSNKRPRKLKATDS; this is encoded by the exons ATGGACGCAAAGGACATTCTAGGGCTTCCAAAAATTTCACTGCCTATACCACAGGAAAAGAAATCAAGACCACAAAAAGATTCTCAAAGAAAACCCGATGGCATCTCGCGTGAG GTTTATGCGCTTACAGGTGGTGTGGCACCTCTTATGCCTTCTGTTGATGTTAATCAGTTGAAGAAGCGTCATCAACCTGAAAATGAGAAG aTAACATGGGAATGGCTTTCTTTCACAAATTCTGCTCGGAAAGATGACTTGAAGCTGTACCACTGG GTCAGAGTTGTAAATGGAGCTCCACCAACCGGAGATTACTCCTTTGCAAAGTACAACAAG TCTGTTGATGTGATCAAGTTCACAGATGAGGAGTATGAGAAGCATTTGACAGATCCT TCATGGACTAAAGAAGAGACGGATGAACTCTTCGATTTATGCGAACGTTTCGATCTCCGGTTCGTTGTAATTGCTGATAGATTTTCTTCATCTCGATCAGTAGAGGAACTAAAGAATCGCTACTATAGTG TTTCTCGGGCAATATTAATTGCAAGGGCTCCATCTCCTGCTGATGTTTCTAGTCACCCACTTGTTAAA GAACCATACAACATCTCTCAAGAGATTGAGCGTAAGCGCGCATTGTCCATGGTTCTCTCTCAGACAAAGCATCAAGAGCGTAAAGATGCTGAG GTTCTTTCTGAAGCTAAGAAAATAATGGAGTCTCGTATGGCTGCAAAG GCTGCTCAGGATGCTGAGTTGGCGGTCGCATCAAATGCTAGCCCAGAACGCATGGAGAAAACTACTGCTCTTGTTGACACTGCATCACCCTCTAATATTCAGGCTACTTCAGGTGTTGCTCCTTTGATGTCGATGGCAGAGAATGCTGCTGCTGCTGCAGCCTCCCTTCGTGCG ATGCGGGTGTACTTGAGAACGTACGCACTGGATAAAATGGTGCAAGCTGCCAGCTCATCAGCAGGACTGCGAACTATTAAACGCGTTGAACAATTTTTACAAGAGCTTAAG GTGAATCTGAAACCCAAAGTCCCTACTAAAGCTGTTTGTGCAGAGCATCTGGAATTGCGGAAAGAGATACTGACCCTTTTAAATCTTCAGAAACTG ttgCAAAATAAGGAAGAGGGTTCGTCTTATCGTGAAAGTTCATATACTGAAACACCAGACACACCAAAG CGTTTACAGCGTGGTATTGATCAGGACCGTACATTCGTCCCCGACTCAGTAAGCTTTGGAG CAATATCAACAGAAAGAGTTGGCAAAAGGGACCAAAAACGCAAG GGTCCAGGAAGAGAAGCTCCATCTTCACCAGCTAACTCTAACAAAAGGCCTCGAAAATTGAAGGCTACAGATAGTTAA